The Colletotrichum destructivum chromosome 7, complete sequence genome contains the following window.
CTTCATCCTCCGGTGGCTTCACCCGGGCACGTTTGACGACTTCTCGACCCTTCGCCGTATGATCCCTGGGGATCTCCCGGACCCCACGGAGACATACCCTCCCGACTATGCCCGCCGCGCCTACTGGCCGCCCGAGATGGCATCCCCTGCCCCGATCATATGGATCCCCAGGGACCCGGCCGGCGTGAGCGCGCAGGAGGTGGAGCACTGTCGCAAGGTCGTCGGGTGCtcggacgagggcgccgagctcAACGACAAGTGCCGCATTGAAGTCGAGGTTGACAAAGCACCATTTTGGGTGCCCCGTACTCTGTATTAGATGTTATGTAGCGAGGCGTGCGGCGTTTATGTTGggtatatatatacatataGAATGGCCAAGTAATGCGAtcaacgaggtcgagcgGTCCAGTCACCTTAGGAAGCTTTCCAAATGTTTGAGCAACTCATTGAGGCCTTGACCCGTTCCTCACATTGAACTGATTACTTCCTCAATGACCCGCCATGTCCGCTCAGCAACCAGCATCTGCGCCAAATAGTTGCCCGCGTGGTCTTTCCCCTGGATGTAAATCAGACAGGGCGGATGCATCCGCATCCGGGGAGTATTGCACTGCCACACAATCTTgcccctcggcgtcgacctcccCCCTTCGTCTTCCCCTTCCACCTTCTCGATGGCCGGGCTAAAGTCGATGACCTCGTGGAACCTCGCCTTGGAAACGTTCGACACCGAAACGACGAAGCCGTTGGGCTCGGTGAATTGGTTCGTGCTCCCGCTCTCCGCGACCGCGTTGTACgtcaacctcgtcgacgcgtaGACCTGGGGGTCGGTAAGCTGCGACCTCACCGAGCTCCGGATCAGCGCGACGGCCTTCCCGAACGCGCCGTGCAAGAACCCCAAGGCCGTCGTGCTCGTCCAGTTGTACGCCACAAGGTTGGAGAAGTAGGCCACGTCGGAGGGCaagtcgtcctcgttgagGCGACCCCGGAGGTCGAGAGCCGTGGAGATGGAAATCGGCTTCGCGGGGGAGGACTTGGGTATGTGCGAGCAGGCCAGGCGGACGAGCCAGGCCGTGAGGATGTCACCGTCGCTCAGCCGGGTCGTGGCCTCGTCGGATTCGGAGATGTCAGTCTCGGCGGTTTGGCGGAGAGACTTGAGAGAAGCGGCTGGGATGAAGAGGTTCCGTTGGCGGATACGGTTTGTGAGGAGGTACCACAGGAGACCGGCTGTGAAGCGCAGCTTCCCCCAGCCGGTGAGTTTCTTGTGTTCCCAGAGAAACGGCTCGGAGTACCGCTGGTCGTGTGCGTTTGCGACCTTCGCCATCGGATCGAACGCCGGGTCCGCCAGCGGTGTGACGTCTTCTTTCCTGCCCGAGAGGACGCGGCACCAGTTTTCGACGAGCTCCCTGCGGCCCATCCCGTCCGTGACGCTGTGCGGGTAGGTGATGGTGACGAATGTTGCATCGGTGAAGGTTATCACGTGCAGAGAGAGCAGCGGGCGGTCCGTAGTGGTGTAGTCGGAAAAGGCCGCGGGCGCCTCGGGACCGGCGAGGATGGGGGTCAGCGTCGACGGTGTGTCGAGGATCTGAGGACTTGACAGGGCGTttctcgaggaggagaagagcgAGGGCATGGTTGAGGCGAGCGGATGCGATTTCACGCTTGAGCGATTCGGCTCAACTGTGAAGTGGACAGCTGGGCGGGAGGGTGTGAAGGCCTCGGGGATGTGAAGCTCAATTTGGCCATCTTCCTAGAGAATAGTCAGCGGCGTTTTGTCCCGTCCCGCCCATGGTGGGATATGGGCTTCAGCAGCGAGAATCCCTACTGTCAGTCGTGGTCTGCCGCCGAGCTTCCGCCAGTTGCCGACGGTGAGTAGCTCCGAGAGAGAGGCGTGGAGCATGTCCGGGTTGAGGGCGTCGTGAAAGCACAGTGACCAGCTCATGATCATCATGCGCATCATCCAGGAGCTGTCCAGCGCGGAGAGCCGGATTACGGTGTCGGTTGGGACTCGCTCTGGCTGACGAGGTTTGGGGCCCAGGATCGGGTTGAGGAGGGCCCGGAGGGACGACATCTCGACGGACCGCTTGTCGATTTGGTGGCCGCAATAGCGACAATGGTGAGGTTTGGGGGGTCCTTGGAGGCTGATGAAGTGAAGTGCTGAAGGTTGAAAACATGTGACGATGACGGAAAGGCAGACGACGTGCGCAATCCAAGAGACGAACCCCTCCGAGGTCACGCGTTCAAGGGAGTTCTTTGGGTAGTCGTGGACAACGTCGTGCGAACAGGGACGATCCCTGTCGACTGAAAGCTTGTCGCGGTGATGACCACCAGCGTTGATTATGGGGTTGCAAGCAAATGACTCGTCCACGGGAGATAAGGTAAAGTTTCAATATAGATGTCGTGGGGCGGTAATATGAGGTTTTGGAGAATGAGTCGGCGTCGTGCATTGATGTCTGACCTGAGGGGCTTGCTGGGATCCCACCGCGCGCTGTGTTGTTGAGGTAGATCGGGCGCGGGCATCCCGAGGTCAAAATCGTGAGTTGTTGGATAGACTAGTCGAGCTTTTACCTTCCCTACTTTCGTCACCTCGTTGATTAGACAACTCTAAACTACGGATACACCAGGCTCAAACTACCACGAAGGGATTTGGCAGCTAATACCATTCATACAATGTCACTCACGATTCTGCCTCTTCACCCTACCTTTGCGGCAGAGATCCGCGGCGTTGACTTCTCAAAGCCGTTAACGAACGAGGTGTTTGATGAGATCAGGGCGGCCATTTCCAAGGTTGTACATGTACGGCCCCGTTCCAAAGCTCCAGTTCGCTGACCTGCAATCCAGTACGGTGTGCTGGTTTTCCCGGCAACAGGTCTAAATGACGATAGTCATGTCGCTTTTGCGCGGCACTTTGGCGAACTCGAAACCCGAAAGGACACGGGCGCGACGTCGCGAATGAGTTTGCCAGAGCTAACGGACCAGGGCAacatcgacgccatcggAAACATCATCGGCTCGAATGACCCTAGGGCTCAGATCAGCAAGGTTCGCCAACTCAAGTAGCCTTGCGATGAGAAAGGCGGATGGGAGACTAATACACTTGAACAGGGAAACACGCTTTTTCACGTCGATAGCAGCTTCAACTCCCGCCGAGCGAGCTactccatcctcctcgctcACGAGATCCCGCCTTCGAATGGC
Protein-coding sequences here:
- a CDS encoding Putative chloramphenicol acetyltransferase-like domain superfamily — encoded protein: MSSLRALLNPILGPKPRQPERVPTDTVIRLSALDSSWMMRMMIMSWSLCFHDALNPDMLHASLSELLTVGNWRKLGGRPRLTEDGQIELHIPEAFTPSRPAVHFTVEPNRSSVKSHPLASTMPSLFSSSRNALSSPQILDTPSTLTPILAGPEAPAAFSDYTTTDRPLLSLHVITFTDATFVTITYPHSVTDGMGRRELVENWCRVLSGRKEDVTPLADPAFDPMAKVANAHDQRYSEPFLWEHKKLTGWGKLRFTAGLLWYLLTNRIRQRNLFIPAASLKSLRQTAETDISESDEATTRLSDGDILTAWLVRLACSHIPKSSPAKPISISTALDLRGRLNEDDLPSDVAYFSNLVAYNWTSTTALGFLHGAFGKAVALIRSSVRSQLTDPQVYASTRLTYNAVAESGSTNQFTEPNGFVVSVSNVSKARFHEVIDFSPAIEKVEGEDEGGRSTPRGKIVWQCNTPRMRMHPPCLIYIQGKDHAGNYLAQMLVAERTWRVIEEVISSM